The proteins below come from a single Acidobacteriota bacterium genomic window:
- a CDS encoding IS1 family transposase, which yields CGKESGQTAHVERWNNTLRQRLARFVRKTLSFSKSDEMHEIYLRLFLHRYNLSLGSPG from the coding sequence CTGTGGCAAAGAATCCGGTCAGACTGCTCACGTTGAGCGCTGGAATAACACCTTACGCCAGCGGCTGGCGCGCTTTGTCCGTAAGACCTTGTCCTTTTCCAAGTCCGACGAGATGCACGAGATTTATTTGCGACTGTTTCTTCATCGTTACAATCTTTCGCTTGGCTCACCCGGCTGA